Proteins from a genomic interval of Bacteroidia bacterium:
- a CDS encoding M20/M25/M40 family metallo-hydrolase, translated as MKNPMNASKTSISWISIVLIALFAFWGLSGQKPSENFLDSDDPDDFSLENVQEHLEVIAEDIHFVGTPYHREVQAYLMEELRSLGLNPQLQQDHVFRLNERITTGTQIENIVAEIKGSGTGKALMLMAHYDSGLPNSYGASDDGSGLATILEAVRVFLAKNEQPKNDIIILFSDAEEIGLMGARAFIEKNPLAEKVGLVLNFEARGSGGPSYMLMETNGKNGKLLEEFMKANPAYPSCNSLAYSVYKLLPNDTDLTPLREIANISGFNFAYLDDHFDYHTAQDTPERLDPSTLVHQADYLMSSLNYFAFSDLDNFEHTDDKIFVNLPFIKLLQYPFSWNIPLLLLAFLLTIGLIYFGVKKEKINLKHGLKGLIPFLLSLLINCLLTFGLWQLILLIHPTYKDILSGYTYNGYYYQAAFMALNCWLSFVIYKKWMANYQAEDLLIGPLIMWLILNLAILVGLPGGAFLILPLFFALGILAIGVFSDLSSKVKQIIYSLLSLPLLYILVPLIKLLPVALGLTMMALGSFFLIALFGLLTPIFSLGNQLKYLKYGFGGIALLLFIIASSMSGFNEDRRKPNSISFFYNADNELSYWGSLNEKSDPFLAQFFGEEAQQGNLPEELGFRLPYINTFEKTENRDIKTAQITLHQDSLRDGNRFVEFSLSPQRALNAMALIAKDSIEIKEMRINGSLVSSADYEGSAFSRKKGQYLMNYCMPNSEKELRISILMENVPLSFYLRELSYDLLENEAFDIEARADYMMPMQFIGDGLFSIKTFEI; from the coding sequence ATGAAGAACCCAATGAATGCCTCCAAAACTAGTATCTCCTGGATTTCAATCGTTTTAATCGCCCTATTTGCCTTTTGGGGCTTAAGTGGACAAAAACCTTCAGAAAACTTTCTGGATTCTGATGATCCTGATGATTTCTCCTTAGAAAATGTACAGGAACATCTGGAGGTCATTGCAGAAGACATTCATTTTGTCGGAACGCCCTATCACAGGGAAGTTCAGGCTTATTTGATGGAGGAATTACGATCTCTGGGACTCAATCCTCAGCTTCAACAGGATCATGTTTTTCGGCTAAACGAGAGGATCACTACGGGAACGCAGATAGAAAATATTGTTGCAGAAATAAAAGGGAGTGGGACGGGTAAAGCACTCATGTTGATGGCCCATTATGATTCCGGACTTCCCAATTCTTATGGAGCCAGTGATGACGGATCAGGATTAGCCACTATCCTGGAAGCTGTACGGGTTTTCCTGGCGAAAAATGAGCAGCCCAAAAACGATATCATTATCCTTTTTTCAGATGCTGAGGAAATAGGCCTGATGGGAGCGCGGGCTTTTATCGAAAAGAATCCCTTGGCAGAAAAAGTAGGCCTGGTCCTGAATTTTGAAGCCAGAGGAAGTGGGGGCCCCAGTTATATGCTGATGGAGACCAATGGTAAAAATGGAAAGTTACTGGAGGAATTCATGAAGGCAAATCCTGCTTATCCAAGCTGCAATTCTTTGGCCTATAGTGTCTATAAATTGCTCCCCAATGATACAGACCTTACCCCATTGCGAGAAATTGCCAATATCAGTGGATTCAATTTCGCCTATTTAGATGATCACTTTGATTATCATACGGCTCAGGATACACCCGAACGCCTGGATCCTTCTACTTTGGTGCATCAGGCAGATTATCTGATGTCAAGCCTCAATTATTTTGCTTTTTCAGACTTAGATAATTTTGAACATACGGATGACAAGATTTTTGTAAATCTGCCCTTTATAAAACTCCTGCAATACCCATTTTCCTGGAACATCCCTCTCCTGCTCCTCGCATTTTTACTGACGATAGGCCTGATTTATTTTGGGGTCAAAAAGGAAAAGATCAACCTCAAACATGGGCTCAAGGGCTTAATTCCCTTCTTGCTAAGTCTTCTCATCAATTGTCTCCTTACTTTCGGACTATGGCAGTTGATTTTGTTGATCCATCCCACTTATAAGGACATCTTATCCGGCTATACCTATAATGGCTATTATTATCAGGCAGCCTTCATGGCGCTTAATTGCTGGCTTTCCTTTGTGATTTATAAAAAGTGGATGGCTAACTATCAGGCGGAAGATCTCCTTATTGGCCCCCTCATTATGTGGCTGATCCTCAATTTGGCCATATTAGTAGGTCTACCAGGAGGGGCATTTCTTATCCTACCCCTATTCTTCGCCCTTGGCATCCTGGCGATAGGAGTTTTTAGCGACTTATCATCAAAGGTAAAGCAGATTATTTATAGCCTCCTTTCTCTCCCTTTGTTATATATACTTGTCCCTCTTATTAAATTACTGCCAGTTGCGCTAGGATTAACAATGATGGCTTTGGGTAGCTTTTTCCTCATTGCCCTATTCGGATTATTAACTCCTATTTTCTCTCTGGGCAATCAGCTAAAGTATCTGAAATATGGATTTGGGGGAATAGCGCTCCTCCTCTTCATCATCGCCAGTTCGATGAGTGGATTCAATGAGGATAGGAGAAAACCCAATAGCATAAGCTTCTTTTATAATGCTGACAATGAACTCTCTTATTGGGGCAGCCTAAATGAAAAGTCCGATCCGTTTTTAGCACAGTTTTTTGGAGAGGAAGCCCAGCAAGGAAACCTGCCAGAAGAACTGGGCTTTAGACTCCCTTATATCAATACATTCGAAAAAACGGAGAATCGGGACATAAAAACGGCACAAATTACCTTACACCAGGACAGCCTTCGCGATGGGAATCGCTTTGTCGAATTCAGCCTATCGCCCCAAAGAGCCCTTAACGCTATGGCCCTCATTGCGAAAGATAGTATTGAAATCAAGGAGATGCGAATAAATGGAAGCCTGGTCTCATCCGCTGATTATGAGGGTTCAGCATTTAGTCGGAAAAAAGGTCAATACCTGATGAACTATTGCATGCCCAATTCAGAAAAGGAGCTTCGCATAAGCATCCTCATGGAAAATGTACCCCTCTCTTTCTATTTGCGAGAGTTATCCTATGATTTACTCGAAAATGAAGCCTTTGATATTGAAGCCAGAGCCGATTATATGATGCCGATGCAATTTATTGGAGATGGATTGTTCTCGATAAAGACCTTTGAGATTTAG
- a CDS encoding BlaI/MecI/CopY family transcriptional regulator, with amino-acid sequence MQKLTKAEEQVMRVLWRLEKAYLKDVVDDFPAPKPAYTTISTVMRVLVKKEFIGYKSYGKVNEYYPLLSKEKYFGIQLKGMIKNFFDGSNRKFTSFFTENQDLDLKELEEMKQLLEHKIDELKKKNE; translated from the coding sequence ATGCAAAAGCTGACCAAAGCAGAAGAACAAGTCATGCGCGTCCTTTGGAGGCTTGAAAAAGCCTACCTCAAAGATGTGGTTGATGACTTTCCCGCACCCAAGCCAGCCTACACCACCATTTCAACTGTGATGCGGGTCCTGGTTAAAAAAGAATTCATCGGATACAAAAGCTATGGCAAGGTCAATGAATATTATCCCCTACTTTCCAAGGAGAAGTATTTCGGTATTCAACTCAAAGGCATGATTAAGAATTTCTTTGATGGGTCAAACCGAAAGTTCACCTCCTTCTTTACAGAAAATCAGGACCTGGACCTTAAGGAACTGGAGGAGATGAAGCAATTGTTGGAACACAAAATTGATGAACTAAAGAAGAAAAATGAGTGA
- a CDS encoding peptidoglycan DD-metalloendopeptidase family protein, which translates to MSELLIYLGKVSLISSLLCLTYYFFHRKLSFHVLNRILLLAIIPFSLLLPFIQLDIEQTAELRILQVSSGEEIKVLDSKGAEIQLPTPGYGIGFYLELIYYLGLLISIGRILLAGVNIFRQIKTATPRKWEKYRLIRVSTHSVYSFYAWIFLPQNFDLHKNKDILKHEAAHLELKHSYDLLITEFFLAFCWFNPFAYLFRQMLKSLHEFQADEAVLSTNIKKSAYLGVLLSNSLESFEGRLSSSFQTYSMKARIEMISKRKDSLIHSSRYLFLLPLILLLLLAFAKNQKSKSFLFPIQSGLYQKIVAPFGARLKDPFTHTYRQHQGIDILAAFQTPIRASASGTVIRADHDKSWGNIVIMDHGDGYESRYAHMSDIKVEVGEEIQTGEIIGHLGSSGLSPNPHLHYEVRKEGRGIHP; encoded by the coding sequence ATGAGTGAGTTGCTGATATATCTCGGGAAGGTCAGCCTCATCAGTAGTCTGCTTTGCCTGACTTATTACTTCTTCCACCGGAAACTGAGCTTCCATGTGCTCAATCGCATCCTTTTGCTTGCAATCATTCCCTTTTCTCTTCTCCTTCCCTTTATCCAGCTGGACATAGAACAGACTGCCGAACTAAGGATATTGCAAGTCTCCTCTGGCGAGGAAATAAAGGTTCTGGATAGTAAGGGAGCAGAAATTCAATTACCCACTCCTGGCTATGGTATAGGTTTTTACCTGGAATTGATATACTATCTGGGATTGCTAATAAGTATAGGGAGAATTTTGCTGGCAGGGGTAAATATCTTTCGACAAATCAAAACCGCAACTCCCAGAAAATGGGAAAAATACCGCCTCATAAGAGTAAGTACCCATTCGGTCTATTCCTTCTATGCATGGATCTTCCTTCCCCAAAATTTTGATCTGCATAAAAACAAAGACATTCTGAAACATGAGGCTGCTCACTTAGAACTCAAACACAGCTATGACCTATTGATTACTGAGTTCTTCCTGGCCTTTTGTTGGTTCAATCCTTTTGCCTACCTCTTCCGTCAGATGTTGAAATCCCTGCATGAGTTTCAGGCGGATGAAGCGGTACTTTCCACCAACATCAAAAAATCTGCCTATTTGGGTGTTTTACTCAGTAATAGCCTGGAGTCTTTTGAAGGGAGATTAAGCAGCAGTTTTCAGACGTATAGCATGAAAGCCCGGATTGAAATGATCAGCAAACGAAAAGACAGCTTGATTCATAGCAGCAGATACCTTTTTCTCCTGCCCCTTATCCTTCTCCTACTCCTCGCTTTTGCCAAAAATCAAAAATCGAAGTCCTTTCTTTTCCCCATACAAAGCGGTCTATATCAGAAAATAGTTGCTCCTTTTGGGGCTCGGCTCAAAGATCCATTTACCCATACATACAGGCAGCATCAGGGAATAGATATCCTGGCAGCATTTCAAACTCCTATTAGAGCCAGCGCTTCGGGCACAGTAATTCGAGCAGATCACGATAAGAGTTGGGGGAATATCGTCATCATGGATCATGGTGATGGCTACGAGAGTCGATATGCCCATATGTCCGATATAAAAGTGGAAGTAGGAGAAGAAATACAGACAGGTGAAATCATCGGACATCTAGGCTCAAGTGGTCTCTCTCCGAATCCTCATTTGCACTATGAAGTAAGAAAAGAAGGTCGGGGAATACATCCCTGA
- a CDS encoding amidohydrolase family protein: MKSITLSITIIAGSLLFFACSSVKEAKAQSQEASSYLSDYTASFLSHKEGKLALMHAKLIDGTGSPAQEDQTVLIDQGRILKVGPSQEVSIPPGFKQLDLKNKTLIPGFVGTHNHMRMHRSALLSSSPRLYLACGVTTIQTCGTGNAREEIAIAQSIRKGEQAGPEIINSAPYFTGPAGKPHFIRFTDEKMVRDTIRYWADQGVKWLKVYRHTRPQDLAVIVDEAHKLGLKVAGHLCATTYTEAAEIGIDAIEHGFIESYDHAEGREAGICGDNRDFRDLVDVESEEVKAVQQKMIRHGVALSSTLSLFEALGPNAEADPRELAVLSAGFLEVYQNRQKRKKAQGSDWWFKEAWFEKCLQYDIQYYRMGGLLVSGSDPEAHILPGFGDQKNYEIFIRAGLQAEEALQIMCLNGAKLLEREDLGSIEEGKVADIQLIDGDLEKNPRLIRKLEMVIRKGMAYDPEKLLNSLKGSLGSETDDQMTYLGQKAPGNQPELFAPHLISKTDRHEFGCYISKDGKEFFFAVDAGERNEIYHTRWKNAVWTPAEKLFPDSLYSYNDPLLNHEENRLYFISNRPLPGSKEAKDIDIWYVERQGNSWSEAINVGAPINSPLNEYYISFSKEGHMYFASRSPEADAPQYAYDIYRAAFDGSHYSKAEKLPAEINTPRYEADPFIAPDESYLIFGSARRGGYGQGDLYISFKDKNGNWTQAQNMGDKINTELHELCPIISPDGKYLFFTSNQDIYWVSTEILKSYKQGEEE; the protein is encoded by the coding sequence ATGAAAAGCATTACGCTCAGCATTACAATTATCGCAGGGAGTCTTCTATTCTTTGCCTGTAGTTCCGTCAAAGAAGCCAAGGCTCAATCTCAGGAAGCAAGCAGCTACCTATCTGATTATACCGCTTCCTTTCTTTCTCATAAAGAAGGAAAATTGGCCCTGATGCATGCAAAACTCATAGATGGGACAGGAAGTCCAGCCCAGGAAGATCAGACCGTACTCATCGATCAGGGAAGAATCCTGAAAGTAGGCCCCAGTCAGGAAGTCAGTATTCCTCCCGGCTTCAAACAGCTGGATCTGAAAAACAAGACCCTTATCCCCGGATTTGTAGGCACCCATAACCATATGCGTATGCATCGGTCTGCTTTACTGTCGAGTTCTCCCCGCCTCTACCTGGCCTGCGGCGTAACTACGATTCAAACCTGCGGTACAGGCAATGCCCGGGAAGAAATCGCAATCGCCCAATCGATCCGTAAAGGCGAACAAGCCGGACCAGAGATCATCAATTCTGCGCCTTATTTCACGGGTCCTGCAGGAAAGCCCCATTTCATTCGTTTTACTGATGAAAAGATGGTTCGAGATACGATTAGATACTGGGCGGATCAGGGGGTAAAATGGCTAAAAGTCTATCGGCATACCCGGCCCCAGGATTTAGCCGTAATTGTAGATGAGGCACATAAGCTTGGACTTAAAGTAGCGGGTCATCTTTGCGCGACCACTTATACTGAAGCCGCAGAAATAGGGATAGATGCCATTGAACATGGGTTTATCGAAAGCTATGATCATGCAGAGGGAAGAGAAGCAGGAATTTGTGGAGACAATAGAGATTTTCGGGACCTGGTGGATGTCGAAAGTGAAGAAGTAAAAGCCGTTCAGCAGAAAATGATCAGACATGGAGTAGCTTTAAGCAGTACCCTCTCCTTATTTGAAGCCCTGGGACCAAATGCTGAAGCTGATCCCCGTGAATTGGCCGTTTTGTCTGCAGGCTTTTTGGAAGTTTATCAGAACCGACAAAAAAGAAAAAAAGCACAGGGCAGCGATTGGTGGTTTAAGGAAGCCTGGTTTGAGAAATGCCTGCAATACGATATTCAATATTACAGAATGGGTGGTCTATTGGTCTCTGGCTCTGATCCTGAAGCCCATATATTGCCCGGATTTGGGGACCAAAAAAATTATGAAATATTTATAAGGGCAGGTTTGCAAGCAGAGGAAGCTTTACAGATTATGTGTTTGAATGGAGCAAAATTGCTCGAAAGGGAAGACCTGGGAAGTATAGAAGAAGGGAAGGTCGCAGATATACAGCTAATTGATGGAGATCTGGAGAAAAATCCTCGCCTGATCCGAAAACTTGAGATGGTCATTCGAAAAGGAATGGCTTATGATCCGGAGAAGCTTCTCAACTCTCTCAAAGGGAGTCTGGGTTCCGAGACCGATGATCAGATGACATATTTGGGTCAGAAAGCGCCCGGAAATCAGCCGGAATTATTCGCCCCTCACCTCATCTCCAAAACCGACAGACATGAGTTCGGTTGTTATATCTCCAAAGACGGAAAGGAATTCTTCTTTGCCGTAGATGCAGGCGAAAGAAATGAAATCTATCATACCCGATGGAAAAATGCTGTTTGGACTCCTGCTGAGAAGCTTTTTCCCGACAGTCTTTACAGCTATAATGACCCTCTCCTAAATCATGAGGAAAATCGACTCTATTTCATTTCCAATCGTCCCTTGCCCGGATCAAAAGAAGCGAAAGACATAGATATCTGGTATGTGGAAAGACAAGGGAATTCCTGGTCAGAAGCTATAAATGTAGGAGCCCCCATCAATAGTCCCCTGAATGAGTACTATATCTCATTTTCGAAAGAAGGTCATATGTACTTTGCCTCCCGTTCCCCGGAAGCAGATGCCCCTCAATATGCCTATGATATCTATCGTGCTGCCTTCGATGGCTCCCATTATTCCAAAGCCGAAAAACTCCCGGCAGAAATCAATACCCCTAGATACGAAGCAGATCCATTTATCGCTCCGGATGAATCCTATCTGATCTTTGGCTCGGCCAGAAGAGGAGGCTATGGACAGGGAGATTTGTACATAAGTTTTAAGGATAAAAACGGAAATTGGACCCAGGC